In one Butyrivibrio proteoclasticus B316 genomic region, the following are encoded:
- a CDS encoding energy-coupling factor transporter ATPase: MLRTDKLVFEYIRRDEEGNVEGITRAVDNVNLDIKPGEFIAILGHNGSGKSTLAKHFNALLYPTEGEVFVDGMNTEDESHLWDIRQEAGMVFQNPDNQIIGQVVEEDVGFGPENMGIPTDEIWERVDESLKTVGMLQFRKSSPNHLSGGQKQRVSIAGVIAMHPKCIIFDEPTAMLDPNGRKEVIRAARALNQVENITIILITHYMEEVIYADRVFVMDKGHVEMTGTPREIFSQVDKLKELRLGVPQVTLLAHELKKAGLPLPDGVLSREELVEELKKIKKSAR; encoded by the coding sequence ATGCTGCGTACAGATAAACTTGTATTTGAATATATTAGAAGAGATGAAGAGGGCAACGTAGAGGGCATTACCAGAGCAGTAGATAATGTCAATCTGGATATTAAGCCGGGCGAATTTATAGCTATTCTTGGGCACAATGGGTCAGGTAAATCTACACTTGCCAAGCACTTTAATGCTCTTTTGTATCCTACAGAGGGAGAGGTTTTCGTAGATGGTATGAATACCGAGGACGAGAGCCATCTCTGGGATATCAGGCAGGAAGCAGGAATGGTATTTCAGAATCCTGACAACCAGATAATTGGTCAGGTTGTAGAAGAGGATGTTGGATTTGGACCTGAAAATATGGGAATTCCAACTGACGAGATATGGGAAAGAGTCGACGAGAGCCTTAAAACAGTAGGTATGCTTCAATTCAGGAAATCATCTCCCAATCATTTGTCCGGTGGCCAGAAGCAGAGGGTATCTATCGCCGGTGTTATAGCGATGCACCCTAAGTGCATTATTTTTGATGAACCAACCGCGATGCTCGATCCAAATGGACGAAAAGAGGTAATCAGGGCTGCCAGAGCTCTTAATCAGGTTGAGAATATCACAATAATCCTCATTACTCACTACATGGAAGAAGTTATCTATGCGGACAGAGTATTTGTTATGGATAAAGGTCATGTTGAGATGACCGGAACACCAAGAGAGATCTTTTCACAAGTTGATAAGTTAAAAGAGCTGAGACTTGGTGTTCCACAGGTGACTCTTTTAGCACATGAGCTCAAAAAGGCCGGCCTTCCGCTTCCGGATGGTGTACTTAGCAGAGAAGAGCTGGTTGAGGAACTCAAGAAGATTAAGAAATCAGCCAGATAG